GCACCTCGCTTCACCCCGCCCGCCGCGGTCACGGAGCGCACCCGGCGGCTCCGCAAGATCTGGCGCGCGATGACCCCCGAAGAGCGCGTCCTCGCCATCCGCGCGGCGTCGGGACCGGACCGCGGCGCAGGCTTCACCCAGGCGCTGCGCGGACACCTGGCGCAGGTGCTGAAGGTGCGCGCCGCGACGGC
This DNA window, taken from Longimicrobium sp., encodes the following:
- a CDS encoding HMG-box domain-containing protein, giving the protein MSAPRFTPPAAVTERTRRLRKIWRAMTPEERVLAIRAASGPDRGAGFTQALRGHLAQVLKVRAATAQSWGVPQIAEATLRAPLSEDIIVDLLMAFHLKERVPLLSAFLDAAG